From the genome of Hymenobacter cellulosilyticus, one region includes:
- a CDS encoding FKBP-type peptidyl-prolyl cis-trans isomerase has translation MKTMFPRSIVTRLAVWLLLAAPLLLASCNTDSDAVKAAKAHEEEFRKVDDALIQAYFTRHNISSSNYQRTESGLYLVKIKDGSGELIKPGNKVQVKYIGSYIREAYEDQIFDKSYGNRTLCECTEVVVGQGQVIRGWEEALKLMRPGDQKQVFIPSYLAYGQYGSNSIPGMSRCSSIWKSSRFSKPGACTASGFFPRA, from the coding sequence ATGAAAACAATGTTCCCCCGCTCGATAGTTACCCGCCTGGCGGTGTGGCTGCTGTTGGCCGCTCCCCTGCTACTGGCTTCCTGCAATACGGATTCCGACGCAGTGAAAGCCGCTAAAGCCCACGAAGAGGAATTCCGCAAGGTGGATGACGCCCTGATTCAAGCCTACTTCACGCGTCACAACATCAGCAGCAGCAACTACCAGCGTACGGAGTCGGGCTTGTACCTGGTAAAGATTAAGGATGGCAGCGGTGAGCTGATCAAACCCGGCAACAAGGTACAGGTGAAGTACATCGGCAGCTATATCCGGGAAGCGTACGAAGACCAGATTTTCGACAAATCCTACGGCAACCGTACCCTCTGCGAGTGCACCGAGGTAGTAGTCGGTCAGGGCCAGGTTATCCGGGGCTGGGAAGAGGCCCTGAAGCTGATGCGCCCCGGCGACCAGAAGCAGGTCTTCATTCCCTCTTACCTGGCTTACGGGCAGTACGGCAGCAACAGCATTCCCGGGATGAGCCGCTGCAGTTCTATATGGAAATCAAGCAGGTTCAGTAAGCCGGGCGCATGCACAGCATCTGGCTTTTTTCCACGGGCCTGA
- the recO gene encoding DNA repair protein RecO, whose protein sequence is MVFVSCAPGQSAWALLPAFLFMLIKTRGIVLNYIKYRETSIIARIYTERLGLQTYIINGVRKAKPPGRIALFQPFTLLDLVAYTSRQGGITRLSEYRCALPFSTLPYDVQKSSVVLFLSEIVSRTLLEEEENEPLFHFLHDSIVRFDQQREGFENFALVFLLELASYLGFGVESGEEITSQVAFASAAPATASGASPAALRFREFDQYFNELLRTPEHSTIPNGRIRRELLDVVIRYYQLHIEKLGDIRSLDILSEVLAE, encoded by the coding sequence GTGGTGTTTGTTTCCTGTGCGCCCGGGCAGAGTGCCTGGGCGCTGCTACCAGCCTTCCTGTTCATGCTGATCAAGACCCGGGGCATTGTCCTGAACTACATCAAGTACCGCGAAACGTCCATCATTGCCCGCATCTACACCGAGCGGCTGGGCTTGCAGACGTATATTATCAACGGCGTGCGCAAGGCCAAGCCGCCGGGCCGCATTGCCCTGTTTCAGCCTTTCACCCTGCTGGATCTGGTGGCCTACACCTCGCGGCAGGGCGGTATCACCCGGCTTTCCGAGTATCGGTGTGCCTTGCCGTTCAGCACCCTGCCCTACGACGTGCAGAAAAGCAGCGTAGTGCTTTTTCTGTCAGAAATAGTGAGCCGCACCCTGCTGGAAGAAGAGGAAAACGAGCCTCTGTTCCACTTCCTGCACGACTCCATCGTGCGCTTTGACCAGCAGCGGGAGGGGTTCGAAAACTTCGCCCTGGTATTCCTGCTGGAGCTGGCCAGCTACCTCGGGTTTGGGGTTGAGTCGGGCGAGGAAATTACCAGTCAGGTTGCTTTTGCCTCGGCAGCTCCCGCTACCGCTTCGGGGGCCAGCCCCGCCGCTCTCCGCTTCCGGGAGTTCGACCAGTACTTCAACGAACTGCTCCGCACGCCCGAGCACTCCACTATTCCCAACGGCCGCATCCGGCGCGAACTGCTCGATGTGGTTATCCGCTACTACCAGCTACACATCGAAAAGCTGGGTGACATCCGCTCCCTGGATATTCTGTCGGAAGTGCTGGCCGAGTAA
- a CDS encoding FKBP-type peptidyl-prolyl cis-trans isomerase has product MFLQRNFLSLALAAGVLGLASCNKGGGDFTKTKSGIEYKIFKSEGGKYSDKSVAAEGDATYKDRLGKILALNVEYRTAKDSVLFNSRKQQGIPMRIKLQEVTTKGGIEEALALLQPGDSAVFKFNVDTIFAKSFKQPVPPFMKKAGNTMSMYVKADKLQTEEEAMADQKVQMEEQQKKMMAYAEQQLKKDDVILQEYIKKNNLTAQKDPSGVYYVVTKAGSGAKPTPGQTVSVLYEGKLLDGKVFDSSAKMGNKPIEFPLGVGQVIPGWDKGIALLNKGTKATLLIPSSLAYGQRGAGADIPADAPLRFDVELVDVK; this is encoded by the coding sequence ATGTTCCTTCAACGCAATTTTCTGAGCCTGGCCCTCGCTGCCGGCGTTCTGGGCCTGGCCTCCTGTAATAAGGGCGGTGGTGACTTCACCAAGACCAAGTCTGGCATCGAGTATAAAATCTTCAAAAGTGAAGGCGGCAAGTACAGCGACAAATCGGTAGCAGCCGAGGGCGACGCCACGTACAAAGACCGGCTGGGCAAGATTCTGGCGCTGAATGTGGAGTACCGCACGGCCAAAGACTCGGTCCTGTTCAACTCCCGCAAGCAGCAGGGCATCCCGATGCGCATCAAGCTGCAGGAAGTAACCACCAAGGGTGGCATTGAAGAGGCCCTGGCCCTGCTGCAGCCCGGCGACTCGGCCGTGTTCAAGTTCAACGTGGACACCATCTTCGCCAAGTCGTTCAAGCAGCCCGTGCCGCCGTTCATGAAGAAGGCCGGCAACACGATGAGCATGTACGTGAAGGCCGACAAGCTGCAGACTGAGGAAGAGGCCATGGCCGACCAGAAAGTGCAGATGGAAGAGCAGCAGAAGAAAATGATGGCCTACGCTGAGCAGCAGCTCAAGAAGGACGACGTGATTCTGCAGGAGTACATCAAGAAAAACAACCTGACGGCGCAGAAAGACCCTTCGGGCGTGTACTACGTGGTAACCAAAGCCGGCAGCGGCGCCAAGCCTACGCCCGGCCAGACGGTTTCGGTGCTGTACGAAGGCAAGCTGCTCGACGGCAAAGTGTTTGACTCGTCGGCTAAAATGGGCAATAAGCCAATCGAATTCCCGCTGGGTGTGGGCCAGGTAATTCCGGGTTGGGATAAGGGCATTGCCCTGCTCAACAAAGGCACCAAGGCTACCCTGCTGATTCCCTCGTCGCTGGCCTACGGGCAGCGCGGCGCCGGCGCCGACATCCCAGCCGACGCGCCCCTGCGCTTCGACGTGGAACTCGTGGACGTTAAATAA
- a CDS encoding nucleoside permease produces the protein MSTKLRLTILSFLQFFIWGSWLITIGAYWFQTKQWSGEQFGAVFATMGIASIFMPSLMGIVADKWVNAEKLYGVLHLLGAVVLCTVPLVDSPGTMFQVILLNMFFYMPTLGLSIAVSYSVLKKEGFDVVKDYPPIRVWGTIGFIAAMWTVSLLGFEKSANQFYVAAAAAFMLGLYSFTLPKCPPTAKDTPSRSLIDVLGLKSFALLRDPKMLTFFLFAMLLGAALQLTNAYGDTFLHDLLPPNSVTTEEMPLAEVLRYLVAHPIDALKTHPAIIMSISQISETLFILAIPFFLRRFGIKQVMLFSMIAWVLRFGLFAYGDLNAGLWMIILSCIVYGMAFDFFNISGSLFVETQTQPSIRASAQGLFMMMTNGFGAVLGSLVSGYVIEQYFTAADGVTKDWQGIWLAFAGYALAIAVLFVVLFRHKHTPQEAQNTEHTEPLLSAEPA, from the coding sequence ATGAGTACGAAGTTGCGTCTCACTATCCTGAGCTTCTTACAGTTTTTCATCTGGGGCTCGTGGCTGATTACCATTGGCGCGTATTGGTTTCAAACCAAACAGTGGTCGGGCGAACAGTTCGGGGCCGTGTTTGCTACCATGGGCATTGCGTCCATCTTCATGCCCTCCCTCATGGGTATCGTAGCCGATAAGTGGGTAAATGCCGAAAAGCTCTACGGCGTGCTCCACCTGCTAGGCGCCGTCGTGCTGTGCACCGTACCCTTGGTCGACTCTCCCGGCACCATGTTTCAGGTTATCCTGCTAAACATGTTTTTCTACATGCCCACGCTAGGCTTGTCCATTGCCGTGTCGTACTCAGTGCTTAAAAAAGAGGGCTTCGACGTGGTGAAGGACTACCCGCCCATCCGCGTATGGGGCACCATCGGCTTCATTGCCGCCATGTGGACGGTTAGTCTGCTGGGTTTCGAGAAGTCGGCCAATCAGTTCTACGTGGCTGCTGCTGCGGCTTTCATGCTGGGTCTGTACTCCTTTACCCTGCCCAAGTGCCCGCCTACGGCCAAGGATACGCCCAGCCGCTCCCTGATTGATGTGCTGGGCCTGAAGTCGTTTGCCCTGCTGCGCGACCCGAAGATGCTCACCTTCTTCCTGTTTGCCATGCTGCTGGGCGCCGCTTTACAGCTCACCAATGCCTACGGCGATACTTTCCTGCATGACTTGCTGCCTCCTAACAGCGTGACCACTGAGGAAATGCCCTTGGCCGAGGTGCTGCGGTATTTGGTTGCGCATCCGATAGATGCCCTGAAAACCCACCCGGCCATTATCATGTCCATTTCCCAGATTTCCGAGACGCTGTTTATCTTGGCTATCCCCTTCTTCCTGCGTCGTTTTGGCATCAAACAAGTGATGCTCTTCAGCATGATAGCCTGGGTGCTACGGTTCGGACTGTTTGCTTACGGCGACTTAAACGCGGGCCTTTGGATGATTATCCTCTCGTGCATCGTGTACGGCATGGCGTTCGATTTCTTTAACATCTCCGGCTCGCTGTTCGTCGAAACCCAGACGCAGCCCAGCATCCGAGCCAGCGCGCAGGGCTTGTTTATGATGATGACCAATGGTTTTGGGGCAGTCCTAGGCTCCCTGGTTAGCGGTTATGTTATCGAACAGTATTTTACCGCCGCTGATGGAGTCACCAAGGATTGGCAGGGTATCTGGCTGGCGTTTGCTGGCTATGCCCTGGCCATTGCCGTGCTGTTTGTCGTTTTATTCCGCCACAAGCACACGCCCCAGGAAGCGCAAAACACCGAGCACACCGAGCCCTTATTGTCGGCCGAACCGGCCTAA
- a CDS encoding nucleoside-diphosphate kinase → MATNRTFTMIKPDAVQDNHIGGILQMIEEGGFRIVSLKKVQLTAERAGEFYAVHKERPFYGDLVKYMSSGPIVAAILEKDNAVADFRTLIGATNPAQAAEGTIRKKYAKSIEANAVHGSDSDENAQIEGDFYFSADEQF, encoded by the coding sequence ATGGCAACTAACCGCACGTTCACGATGATTAAGCCCGACGCGGTGCAGGACAACCACATTGGTGGCATCCTGCAGATGATCGAAGAGGGTGGCTTCCGCATCGTTTCCCTGAAAAAAGTACAGCTGACCGCCGAGCGCGCCGGTGAATTCTACGCCGTGCACAAGGAGCGCCCCTTCTATGGCGACCTAGTAAAGTACATGTCCTCGGGCCCTATCGTAGCTGCCATCTTGGAGAAGGACAATGCCGTAGCCGATTTCCGCACCCTGATTGGCGCTACCAACCCCGCCCAGGCCGCTGAAGGCACCATCCGGAAGAAGTACGCCAAGAGCATCGAAGCCAACGCCGTGCACGGCTCGGACTCCGACGAAAACGCCCAGATTGAAGGCGACTTCTACTTCAGCGCCGACGAGCAGTTCTAA
- a CDS encoding FKBP-type peptidyl-prolyl cis-trans isomerase, with protein MLADTVLSQRTASGVRYTVRQPGTGPQARIGDRMLVHYTGFLPDGHIFDSSVGQGKPLRLRVGRGEVIPGWDEILLLLPQGSRARVWIPAALAYGARGVLNPDDDSKFIVPPNTNLVFELEIVKVR; from the coding sequence ATGCTGGCCGACACCGTGCTCAGCCAACGAACCGCCAGCGGGGTGCGCTACACCGTCCGGCAGCCAGGAACGGGCCCTCAGGCCCGGATCGGCGACCGGATGTTGGTGCACTACACCGGTTTTTTGCCCGACGGCCACATCTTCGACTCGTCGGTGGGCCAGGGCAAGCCGTTGCGGTTGCGCGTAGGCCGGGGAGAGGTTATTCCGGGCTGGGATGAAATCTTGCTGCTCTTGCCCCAGGGCAGCCGGGCCCGGGTCTGGATTCCGGCCGCTCTGGCCTACGGTGCCCGGGGCGTGCTTAATCCCGACGACGACTCGAAGTTTATCGTGCCGCCTAATACCAACCTGGTGTTTGAGTTGGAAATCGTGAAAGTCCGTTAA
- a CDS encoding AAA family ATPase — translation MPQPLPSPTIPSPDLTSMFERDSYFQPTAWFYGAFGRLPQQLSYQLSSAAARQLVLGELAQQLDMEAATVARLMYMEKVGQEPEIGLLAVLLAPHLLLLFRGYGLYGDRGAHLYYSPQADPEALARVQALLLAQLEAGQQERQRIHVLRLAYNDLEFTPLDIRVPELNLSTHYNDDLLPTHETIVQRLQQPQDKGIVILHGPPGTGKTSYIRHLCGLTDKPKLFIPPSLAARIADPEFINLLHDNTNSILIIEDAESLLMKRDAAGGTPSAVSNLLNLSDGLLADGFHIQIICTFNTDLTRIDSALLRKGRLIAAYHFQPLQQEKAQALASSLGQAEPVTEPMALADIFNRDTPSFEAVPAPGRIGFSR, via the coding sequence ATGCCACAACCACTACCCTCCCCTACAATTCCCTCACCCGATCTGACTTCCATGTTTGAGCGGGATTCTTACTTCCAACCCACGGCCTGGTTTTACGGCGCCTTCGGCCGGCTGCCGCAGCAGCTGTCCTATCAGTTGTCGTCGGCTGCCGCCCGACAGCTGGTATTGGGTGAACTGGCTCAGCAGCTCGATATGGAAGCCGCCACGGTGGCCCGCCTGATGTACATGGAGAAAGTAGGTCAGGAACCCGAAATCGGCTTGCTGGCCGTGCTGCTGGCCCCTCACTTGTTGCTACTGTTCCGCGGATACGGCCTCTACGGCGACCGGGGCGCTCATCTCTACTACTCGCCCCAGGCTGACCCAGAGGCGCTGGCCCGGGTGCAGGCCCTGCTCCTGGCGCAGCTGGAAGCCGGCCAGCAGGAACGTCAGCGCATTCACGTGCTGCGGTTGGCTTACAACGACCTGGAGTTTACCCCGCTCGACATCCGGGTGCCGGAGCTTAACCTGAGCACCCACTACAACGACGACTTGCTGCCCACTCACGAGACCATTGTGCAGCGCCTGCAGCAGCCTCAGGACAAGGGTATCGTTATTCTTCACGGGCCGCCCGGCACCGGCAAAACCAGCTACATTCGCCACCTCTGCGGCCTTACCGATAAGCCCAAGCTGTTTATACCGCCCAGCCTGGCGGCCCGCATTGCCGACCCGGAGTTTATCAATCTGCTGCACGACAACACCAACTCTATTCTCATCATCGAGGATGCGGAGTCTTTGCTCATGAAGCGCGACGCGGCCGGCGGCACTCCCAGCGCCGTCAGCAACCTGCTCAACCTCTCCGACGGGCTGCTGGCCGACGGGTTCCACATTCAGATTATCTGCACCTTCAATACCGACCTGACCCGCATCGATAGTGCTCTGCTGCGGAAAGGCCGCCTGATTGCGGCGTACCATTTTCAGCCTCTGCAGCAGGAAAAAGCCCAAGCCTTGGCTTCTTCGCTGGGCCAGGCTGAGCCCGTAACCGAGCCCATGGCTCTGGCCGATATCTTTAACCGCGACACGCCCTCATTCGAAGCCGTTCCGGCTCCAGGGCGCATCGGCTTTTCCCGCTAG
- a CDS encoding nucleoside deaminase, whose product MTLSLYSDEHYMREALKQARYALQEEEIPIGAVVVMDKQIIARAYNQTEKLRDVTAHAEMLALTAAANYLGNKYLADCTLYVTVEPCVMCAGASFWAQVKRVVYGAPEEKRGFRRHGNLLHPRTELVTGILGQESAELMREFFAQRRK is encoded by the coding sequence ATGACTCTTTCTCTGTATTCCGACGAGCACTACATGCGGGAGGCGCTGAAACAGGCGCGCTACGCCTTGCAGGAGGAGGAAATTCCAATTGGGGCCGTGGTTGTGATGGACAAGCAGATTATTGCCCGGGCCTACAACCAAACCGAGAAGCTGCGCGACGTGACGGCCCACGCCGAAATGCTGGCCCTGACGGCTGCGGCCAATTACCTGGGCAACAAGTACCTGGCCGACTGCACGCTTTACGTCACGGTGGAGCCCTGCGTGATGTGCGCCGGGGCCAGCTTCTGGGCCCAGGTGAAGCGCGTGGTGTACGGGGCGCCCGAGGAAAAACGCGGTTTTCGGCGGCATGGCAACCTATTGCATCCCCGCACCGAGTTGGTTACCGGAATCCTGGGTCAGGAGTCGGCCGAACTCATGCGGGAGTTTTTCGCACAACGCCGTAAATAA
- a CDS encoding DHH family phosphoesterase, with protein MSTISELKELLAQPRQIFITTHHKPDADALGSSLGLAGYLRKKGHQVTVVTPSDYPSFLSWMPGNDEVVVYDARQNDAQVREIIGTAEVLFCLDFSCLGRIHEMGEYIRTAPGTKVLIDHHLEPEQFADLDFSNPKAAATAELVFEVIRDLGDQDMIDVGIGESLYAGIMTDTGSFRHPSTSRNVHLIIAELLNAGIDLSSVHRRIYDSHSEMRLRFLGFVLKDKLTVLREYNTAYIAITQDELRQYQSKTGDTEGLVNFALSIEGVVFAAVLIDRGQAVKISFRSVGDFSVNEFARKNFNGGGHHNAAGGISHEALEPTVQRFLDLLPEYQTQLVTAPLAVAPPSV; from the coding sequence ATGTCCACTATCAGCGAACTGAAGGAGTTGCTCGCGCAGCCCCGGCAGATTTTCATCACTACTCACCACAAGCCCGATGCCGACGCACTCGGCTCCTCGCTGGGCTTGGCGGGATACCTCCGCAAAAAAGGCCACCAGGTCACCGTTGTCACGCCTTCCGACTATCCGAGCTTCCTGTCCTGGATGCCCGGCAACGACGAGGTAGTGGTGTACGATGCCCGGCAGAACGACGCGCAGGTGAGGGAGATTATCGGCACGGCCGAGGTCCTCTTCTGCCTCGACTTTAGCTGCCTGGGCCGCATCCACGAGATGGGCGAGTATATCCGCACCGCGCCCGGCACCAAGGTCCTCATCGACCACCACCTGGAGCCCGAGCAGTTTGCCGACCTCGACTTTTCAAACCCCAAAGCAGCGGCCACGGCCGAGCTGGTGTTTGAGGTAATCCGGGACCTGGGCGACCAGGACATGATTGACGTGGGTATCGGCGAGAGCCTGTATGCCGGCATTATGACCGACACGGGCTCGTTCCGCCACCCCAGCACCTCGCGCAACGTGCACCTGATCATTGCCGAGCTGCTCAACGCCGGTATTGACCTCTCGTCAGTGCACCGCCGCATCTACGACTCGCACTCCGAAATGCGCCTGCGCTTCCTGGGTTTCGTGCTCAAGGACAAGCTCACGGTGCTGCGCGAGTACAACACGGCCTACATTGCCATTACCCAGGACGAGCTGCGGCAGTACCAGTCCAAAACCGGTGATACCGAGGGCCTGGTCAACTTCGCGCTCAGCATCGAGGGCGTCGTGTTTGCGGCCGTGCTCATCGACCGGGGCCAGGCGGTGAAGATTTCCTTCCGCTCGGTGGGCGACTTCTCCGTCAACGAGTTTGCCCGCAAGAACTTCAATGGCGGTGGCCACCACAACGCGGCCGGTGGCATCAGCCACGAGGCCCTGGAGCCCACCGTGCAGCGCTTTCTGGACCTGCTGCCCGAGTACCAGACGCAGCTCGTGACGGCGCCTTTGGCGGTTGCGCCCCCTTCGGTGTAA
- a CDS encoding winged helix-turn-helix domain-containing protein codes for MAAPFEDLDPLLHSQLRLAVMSLLLSVREAEFTFLKEKTGATAGNLSVQIGKLKDAGYLTMTKEFSGSYPLTRCAITPQGVAAFEAYVQSLQRYLKPPDSA; via the coding sequence GTGGCCGCGCCGTTTGAGGACCTCGACCCGCTGCTGCATTCCCAGCTTCGGCTGGCAGTAATGTCGCTGTTGCTCAGTGTGCGCGAGGCTGAGTTTACCTTTTTGAAGGAGAAAACTGGCGCCACCGCCGGCAACCTGAGCGTGCAGATCGGCAAGCTCAAGGACGCGGGCTACCTGACCATGACCAAGGAATTCAGCGGCAGTTACCCGCTTACGCGCTGCGCCATTACGCCCCAGGGCGTGGCCGCGTTTGAAGCCTACGTTCAGTCCCTGCAGCGCTACCTCAAGCCCCCGGATTCGGCGTAA
- the porZ gene encoding type IX secretion system anionic LPS delivery protein PorZ — protein sequence MNYLLRVSRWSGTFFLLLLAISGAVAQNTAGYGDWQLYLPNNRARALAEAGNRIYVATEEAFFFYDKELNTTQLLSSRDGLHDVGVSTLGYDPTTKQLLVVYRNGNLDIIGDDGSILNLNAIRRKTITGDKTVTQVSFSQGRAYLSAGFGLVVVDMARHEIRETYGNIGPGGAPVTVYATTVLDNTLFAATSAGLMRGQLTENLLDYRRWTIDLPSASAATARYRTLTTYNKKVYAGVDAGNLLCYNCDPTTIWQPNYTVYVGDRYQQLNASAAGLLAVGDGKIMLIKPNGTVERLLTTEQSPFPVAVIQSKEGDFYVADSRNGLVKLSANKQVESFVTNAPAYSRSYSILADARSNTVDVFSGGYDDRYVQQEWGGGFFEYKDGKWTNFTNEGFTPTASFPRFKDITRGVRTKDGTLYIATYGNGLLKWKGPWEFEHFTQGTPGSPLQTSLRPGEKDYQTTYQNYVRITDLAKDSKDNVWVVNRHTELPGISGLHQYLPATNTWKTMPYLSGFEGLDRIVIDDNDYVWVSQSRKLLNTSSGGGLIAYDPVNQYYRSFNAVNSELPDDYIYDLAKDRKGNIWVATAKGIAVFNDPSTVFLSTNAGSLQQPLIRTGISTGFRALRDEVVKTIAVDGANRKWFGTDRGLWLFTEDADEDLLHFTTENSPLPSNSIVEVEVNDKTGEVFVSTDGGLVSFRGAASITEGKPDCAKVSPNPVRTDFTGQVGISGLANNGMVKITDVTGKLVYQTKANGGTVVWNLADYNGRKVQSGVYLLLSSDADGKNGCISKIAVVQK from the coding sequence ATGAATTATCTGCTACGCGTCAGCCGGTGGTCCGGTACCTTCTTTCTGCTCCTGCTGGCTATCAGCGGGGCCGTAGCGCAAAACACGGCCGGCTACGGCGACTGGCAGCTGTATTTGCCCAACAACCGGGCCCGGGCCTTGGCCGAAGCCGGCAACCGCATCTACGTGGCCACCGAGGAGGCTTTCTTCTTTTACGATAAAGAGCTGAACACCACGCAGCTGCTCTCCAGCCGGGATGGGCTGCACGACGTAGGGGTGAGCACGCTGGGCTACGACCCTACGACCAAGCAGCTGCTGGTGGTGTACCGCAACGGCAACCTGGATATCATCGGGGACGACGGCAGTATTCTCAACCTCAATGCCATTCGGCGCAAAACCATTACCGGCGACAAGACCGTTACCCAGGTCAGCTTCAGTCAGGGCCGGGCGTATCTAAGTGCCGGCTTTGGCTTGGTGGTCGTGGATATGGCCCGGCACGAAATCCGGGAAACCTACGGCAACATTGGACCCGGTGGTGCGCCCGTGACGGTGTACGCCACTACGGTGCTGGACAACACGCTGTTTGCGGCTACTTCCGCTGGGCTAATGCGCGGGCAGCTCACCGAAAACCTGCTCGACTACCGGCGCTGGACCATCGATTTGCCCTCGGCCAGCGCGGCCACGGCCCGCTACCGTACCCTGACTACCTACAACAAGAAAGTGTACGCCGGCGTTGATGCCGGCAACCTGCTGTGCTATAACTGCGACCCTACTACTATCTGGCAGCCTAATTACACCGTGTACGTGGGCGACCGGTATCAGCAGCTGAATGCTTCGGCTGCTGGGCTGCTAGCCGTTGGTGATGGCAAAATCATGCTCATCAAGCCCAACGGCACCGTAGAGCGTCTGCTCACAACGGAGCAAAGCCCGTTTCCGGTTGCCGTAATACAAAGTAAGGAGGGTGATTTTTACGTGGCTGACTCGCGCAATGGGCTAGTGAAGCTCTCGGCCAATAAGCAGGTAGAAAGTTTTGTTACCAACGCCCCAGCCTACAGCCGCTCGTACAGCATCCTGGCCGATGCCCGCTCCAACACGGTAGATGTCTTTAGTGGTGGGTATGACGACCGGTACGTGCAGCAGGAGTGGGGTGGTGGCTTCTTTGAGTACAAAGACGGCAAATGGACCAATTTCACCAATGAGGGCTTCACCCCGACGGCTTCGTTCCCTAGGTTCAAGGATATTACCCGCGGAGTTCGCACCAAGGACGGCACGCTCTACATTGCCACCTACGGCAACGGCCTGCTGAAGTGGAAAGGCCCCTGGGAATTCGAGCATTTCACGCAAGGCACGCCGGGCTCCCCGCTGCAGACTTCCTTACGACCTGGTGAAAAGGATTATCAGACCACTTATCAGAACTATGTCCGGATCACCGACCTGGCCAAGGATTCCAAGGACAACGTGTGGGTGGTAAACCGCCATACGGAATTGCCGGGTATTTCGGGGCTGCATCAGTACTTGCCCGCCACCAATACCTGGAAAACCATGCCCTATCTTTCCGGCTTTGAAGGACTGGACCGCATTGTTATTGATGATAATGACTACGTGTGGGTGTCCCAGTCGCGCAAGCTCCTCAACACAAGCTCTGGCGGTGGTCTGATTGCCTACGACCCGGTTAATCAGTATTACCGGTCGTTCAATGCCGTCAACAGTGAGCTGCCCGATGATTATATATACGACCTAGCCAAGGACCGCAAAGGCAATATCTGGGTGGCTACGGCCAAGGGAATAGCCGTTTTCAACGACCCCAGCACGGTATTTCTCTCCACCAACGCCGGTAGCCTTCAGCAGCCCCTTATTCGCACTGGCATTTCCACCGGCTTCCGGGCCCTGCGCGACGAGGTAGTGAAGACAATAGCCGTCGACGGGGCCAACCGCAAGTGGTTCGGCACCGACCGGGGCCTGTGGCTCTTCACCGAAGATGCCGACGAGGATTTGCTGCATTTCACCACCGAAAACAGTCCGCTACCCTCCAACAGCATCGTGGAGGTGGAAGTAAACGACAAAACCGGGGAGGTATTTGTCAGCACCGACGGGGGCCTGGTGTCGTTCCGTGGCGCCGCTTCCATTACGGAAGGCAAGCCCGACTGTGCGAAGGTGTCGCCCAACCCGGTGCGCACCGACTTCACCGGGCAGGTCGGTATCAGCGGGTTGGCCAACAACGGGATGGTCAAGATTACGGACGTAACGGGCAAGCTCGTGTACCAGACCAAGGCCAACGGCGGCACGGTGGTCTGGAACCTGGCCGACTACAACGGCCGTAAAGTGCAGTCGGGGGTGTACCTGCTGCTCTCCTCGGATGCGGATGGCAAAAACGGCTGCATCAGCAAAATTGCCGTAGTGCAGAAATAA
- a CDS encoding FKBP-type peptidyl-prolyl cis-trans isomerase has product MLHRFFSRSLPSRVLVLLSTLSLLAACQKEDEKDYTQIDEGIIKQYVADNKLTDAQRQDSGLYFVPTNKTTGVQPNAGQTVSVLYTGMLLDGTVFDATSKRGNTPFSFKLGARQVITGWDEGIALMNKGSKATLLIPSRLAYGSQGAGGGTIPPNTVLRFDVELVDVK; this is encoded by the coding sequence ATGCTACACCGTTTTTTCTCCCGCTCCCTGCCCAGCCGCGTGCTGGTGCTGCTGAGCACCCTGAGCCTGCTCGCAGCCTGTCAAAAAGAAGACGAGAAGGATTACACACAAATTGACGAGGGCATCATCAAGCAGTACGTGGCCGATAACAAGCTCACGGACGCCCAGCGCCAAGATTCCGGCCTGTACTTTGTGCCCACAAATAAAACCACCGGCGTGCAACCCAATGCAGGTCAAACGGTCTCCGTGTTGTACACGGGCATGCTGCTGGATGGTACTGTTTTCGACGCTACCTCTAAGCGCGGCAACACGCCCTTCAGCTTTAAGCTAGGGGCGCGGCAGGTGATTACGGGGTGGGACGAAGGCATTGCCCTAATGAACAAAGGCAGCAAAGCCACCCTGCTGATTCCGTCGCGGCTGGCCTACGGCTCCCAGGGCGCGGGCGGCGGCACCATTCCGCCAAACACCGTGTTGCGCTTCGACGTGGAACTGGTGGATGTAAAGTAA